The following coding sequences lie in one Lolium perenne isolate Kyuss_39 chromosome 2, Kyuss_2.0, whole genome shotgun sequence genomic window:
- the LOC127334857 gene encoding subtilisin-like protease SBT1.7, whose amino-acid sequence MNRALPLAGVTFFFISVACASVAAAAAGDRRPYIVQMDVSAMPTPFTTHEGWYTSVLSSLAGKKDEAAPEHLYTYTHAMTGFSAVLTAPQLAEIQGMEAHVSVFPETYARLHTTRTPEFLGLVGGGASGGSTLWPASKYGEDVIVGIVDTGVWPESESFSDAGITKPVPARWKGACEAGNAFKPSMCNKKLIGARSFSKALKKSGMSIAPDDYDSPRDYYGHGTHTSSTAAGSAVKGASYFGYANGTATGIAPMARVAMYKAVFEGDTLESASSDVLAAMDRAIADGVDVMSLSLGFPETSYDTNVIAIGAFAAMQKGIFVTCSAGNDGSDGYTIMNGAPWITTVGASTIDRDFTATVTLDGGTGGGARSIHGKSVYPVGTAIAGADLYYGHGNKSKQMCEYSSLNKKEVSGKYVFCTAGEGIRQQMGEVQSNGGRGLIAASNMKDFLQPTDYTMPLVLVTLSDGAAIQKYVTATKSPPKVSIRFAGTELGVKPAPTVAYFSARGPSQMSPTILKPDIVAPGVDILAAWVPNKEIMEIGTQKLFTKYMLVSGTSMSSPHVAGIVALLRSAHPDWSPAAIRSAMMTTAYVKDNANKVIVSMPNGSPGTPLDYGNGHVSPNEATDPGLVYDATADDYVNFLCGLRYSSRQITAVTGRRNAKCAAGASLDLNYPSFMVILNKTKSATRTFNRVLTNVGSSPAKYTVSVTAPAGMKVTVTPPALSFGGKGSKQKFSVTVQVSQVKRAGDDYNYIGNHGFLIWNEVGGHRAVRSPIVSAFAQ is encoded by the coding sequence ATGAATCGGGCTTTGCCTCTGGCTGGTGTAACCTTCTTCTTCATTTCGGTGGCGTGCGCGTcggtggcggcggccgcggcAGGCGACCGGCGGCCGTACATCGTGCAGATGGACGTGTCCGCCATGCCGACGCCGTTCACCACGCACGAGGGCTGGTACACGTCGGTGCTGTCGTCGCTGGCGGGCAAGAAAGATGAGGCGGCGCCGGAGCACCTGTACACGTACACGCACGCCATGACCGGCTTCAGCGCCGTGCTCACCGCGCCGCAGCTCGCGGAGATTCAGGGCATGGAGGCGCACGTGTCCGTCTTCCCGGAGACGTACGCGCGCCTCCACACCACGCGCACGCCCGAGTTCCTCGGGCTCGTCGGTGGTGGCGCCTCCGGGGGTAGCACTCTCTGGCCGGCGTCCAAGTATGGCGAGGACGTGATCGTCGGGATCGTCGACACGGGCGTGTGGCCCGAGAGCGAGAGCTTCAGCGACGCCGGCATCACGAAGCCCGTGCCGGCGAGGTGGAAGGGCGCGTGCGAGGCCGGGAATGCCTTCAAGCCCTCCATGTGCAACAAGAAGCTCATCGGCGCGCGGTCGTTCAGCAAGGCCCTGAAGAAGAGCGGCATGTCCATCGCGCCGGACGACTACGACTCGCCCAGGGACTACTACGGCCACGGCACCCACACGTCGTCCACGGCGGCCGGCAGCGCCGTCAAGGGCGCGAGCTACTTCGGCTACGCCAACGGCACGGCCACCGGCATCGCGCCCATGGCCAGGGTGGCCATGTACAAGGCCGTCTTCGAGGGCGACACCCTGGAGTCCGCCTCCAGCGACGTGCTGGCCGCCATGGACCGCGCGATCGCCGACGGCGTCGACGTCATGTCGCTCTCGCTGGGATTCCCGGAGACTTCCTACGACACCAACGTGATCGCCATCGGTGCCTTCGCCGCCATGCAGAAGGGAATCTTCGTGACGTGCTCGGCTGGGAACGACGGCTCCGATGGGTACACGATCATGAACGGCGCGCCCTGGATCACGACCGTCGGCGCGTCCACCATCGACAGGGACTTCACGGCGACCGTCACGCTCGACGGCGGtaccggcggcggcgcgaggagcATCCATGGTAAGTCAGTGTACCCGGTGGGCACGGCGATCGCCGGCGCCGACCTCTACTACGGGCACGGCAACAAGAGCAAGCAGATGTGCGAATACTCCAGCCTCAACAAAAAGGAGGTGAGCGGCAAGTACGTATTCTGCACCGCCGGCGAGGGCATCAGGCAGCAGATGGGCGAGGTGCAGAGCAACGGCGGCCGCGGGCTGATCGCCGCGAGCAACATGAAGGACTTCCTGCAGCCGACTGACTACACCATGCCGCTCGTGCTGGTCACCCTGTCGGACGGCGCCGCCATCCAGAAGTATGTGACGGCAACCAAGTCGCCGCCCAAGGTGAGCATCCGATTTGCCGGGACGGAGCTCGGCGTCAAGCCTGCTCCTACCGTGGCGTACTTCTCCGCCCGCGGGCCGAGCCAGATGAGCCCGACGATCCTGAAGCCCGACATCGTCGCGCCGGGGGTGGACATCCTCGCGGCCTGGGTGCCCAACAAGGAAATCATGGAGATCGGCACACAGAAGCTCTTCACCAAGTACATGCTCGTCTCCGGCACGTCCATGTCGTCGCCGCACGTCGCCGGTATCGTCGCCCTCCTGCGATCGGCGCACCCCGACTGGAGCCCGGCGGCCATCCGCTCCGCCATGATGACCACGGCCTACGTCAAGGACAACGCCAACAAGGTCATCGTCAGCATGCCGAATGGGTCGCCGGGGACTCCTCTCGACTATGGCAACGGCCACGTGAGCCCCAACGAGGCCACCGACCCCGGCCTCGTGTACGACGCGACGGCGGACGACTATGTCAATTTCCTCTGCGGCCTCCGCTACAGCAGCCGCCAGATTACGGCTGTTACCGGACGGCGAAACGCCAAATGCGCCGCCGGTGCAAGCCTTGATCTGAACTACCCATCATTCATGGTCATCCTCAACAAAACCAAGTCCGCGACCCGGACGTTCAATAGGGTCCTGACCAACGTCGGCAGCTCACCGGCGAAGTACACCGTGTCAGTGACGGCTCCGGCAGGGATGAAGGTGACTGTGACGCCGCCAGCACTGTCTTTTGGAGGCAAAGGAAGCAAGCAGAAGTTCAGTGTCACCGTGCAGGTCAGCCAGGTGAAGAGAGCAGGAGATGACTACAACTACATCGGGAATCATGGGTTCTTGATCTGGAACGAGGTTGGAGGACACCGTGCTGTCAGGAGTCCAATAGTCTCAGCATTTGCTCAGTGA